Proteins encoded by one window of Lasioglossum baleicum chromosome 4, iyLasBale1, whole genome shotgun sequence:
- the LOC143208093 gene encoding protein sax-3 isoform X1: MASEFEQTFLQMRNISREWPRFGRSTGIEFADRAKRSWTVYLRISPHISVYIHIWQWRSPRITEHPSDIIVVKHEPITLNCKAEGKPQPVIEWYKDGELVQTSPGDAKSHRVLLPTGSLFFLKVMHGKKEQDGGVYWCVARNEAGSVSSRNATLTVAVLRDDFRKIPQNTRVAAGETALLECEPPRGNPEPTLHWKRNGAKIKLDAKRITLVDGGNLMISDVRQTDQGKYQCVAENMVGVKESAVALLTVHVKPYFLATPANQTILTSQNAEFTCRVGGDPPPEILWRRDDGKMPIGRAHISDDKSLRIEKVTSLDQGTYICDAENGVGAISASATLTVHSRPVFTDLPKDGIVGIGSNASFSCAARGAPKPSIFWTREGSQELMFPGNGYQDRYRVTADGSLFVMKVTPKDEGHYVCSAISQAGASTATVFLQVTSIEDAPPPIIELGPTNLTLSATSEVSMVCRATGTPPPRIRWLKNDEVLREEDSGGRFAIASNGTLSIKNLQLSDAGLYSCVASSDSGNASWSASLTVSPDASHRRSLVPDASALPESPSKPRIMNATSNTVTLAWTPGHSGASKIIDYTVEYYATDPKTGWLVAATDITDDSYTVTNLKPDTNYVFLVRARNGQGISLPGPLSDVARTSSTGSSSSSSSSSSDSDNSNSNLDRQQQTIPQSELIRARDRLNSEILYLKEVQPLNSTSVKIIWDILGAADLVEGLYIRYREVSDKPEYRMVTVLNAGATSYVLSNLNKYTRYEFFLVPFYKTIEGRPSNVKLAITMEDVPSGAPENVHVGMINVTSAFVRWSPPPKNAQNGQLIGYKIQIKCNKNNKVLGQMSLNAPTTSVIINSLTTGDVYTARVAGLTRAGLGPFSSPTILNMDPRQLTQLPPRTDSSQRTASVISETWFLVLMITAVLMLISVAAFLGIIYVRRRQAMSKQLGHLNVPVGTANDICQLNKDALWLERGWRPSNTLQASTTDKDCETKLLGNPNQMGLPPGIVGMTGSEYAEVNLTTFYNTRKQLQAPPEPYATTTLCMPTRSPESAAETSGRKSNSSDSCLKPDYSSLDSNLDRNKSTISPCSDNTGSIYNGEENAESHRRTHQYRMPLPSENQPPNWCDMLPPPPDHPPSFEGSLGSTRATHLHSHSHPHSHPHPHSHSHPHPHPHPHPHQHQHQHQYQYHHHHQQSPQQQQQLGHQYQHQHHYQQQQQQQQQQPQPQQQQYQSAFSPHLGKRSIDRQNDLDSMTGSGLPLGLGLGLSSNSGSGSGSGSGSGCGSGPGSGNSQSPPSPPIRATNNLSGSGLVWNGSNHCQQQHQQQMQQQQTDGAVPQSSNVNQPNRYTSLPPQTNPPLLPALPQGFERYEYKCNSQENEYESGSVLYGQRNDSPLEDYDSSAYCRVNRTDSRSEQSVVNENMYRRHDEDCYPTENLYQTETEEWDRKSCDSNAHSDICCSCSESSCLYGNTLDYNDQFTATSANCLHGRTGSRSRTGRSPRRRNTRNSSPTYSSGDSNYSCIPPRQSGSIGSQERGRHNRGKDKVPSFTRVGGYSQHNSTGSNTVSSSGSQRYNKLSNVFVGGSNSNVPPADLCDG; the protein is encoded by the exons TGCTGAGGGATGACTTCCGCAAAATACCGCAGAACACCAGAGTCGCGGCCGGAGAAACCGCTTTGTTGGAGTGCGAACCACCTCGAGGAAATCCTGAGCCAACTTTGCATTGGAAGAGGAACGGTGCCAAGATAAAATTGGATGCTAAACG AATCACATTGGTGGACGGTGGAAATTTGATGATCTCCGATGTCAGGCAAACGGACCAAGGAAAGTACCAGTGCGTCGCCGAGAACATGGTGGGAGTGAAGGAGTCCGCGGTGGCATTGTTGACGGTTCACG TGAAACCGTACTTTCTGGCGACACCGGCGAACCAGACGATCTTGACGAGTCAAAATGCCGAGTTTACCTGTCGCGTCGGTGGCGATCCCCCGCCCGAGATACTCTGGCGACGAGACGACGGGAAAATGCCGATCGGCCGGGCGCACATCTCGGACGACAAGAGTCTGCGGATCGAGAAAGTAACGTCGCTCGATCAGGGCACGTACATTTGCGACGCCGAGAACGGTGTCGGCGCGATATCGGCGAGCGCGACTCTAACAGTCCATT CGAGACCGGTCTTCACCGATCTTCCAAAGGACGGGATCGTCGGCATCGGATCGAACGCATCGTTTTCCTGTGCGGCGCGCGGCGCACCGAAACCCTCTATATTTTGGACCCGTGAAGGCTCTCAGGAACTGATGTTCCCGGGGAATGGGTATCAGGACCGTTACAGAGTGACGGCGGACGGAAGTCTGTTCGTTATGAAAGTCACACCGAAAGACGAGGGACACTACGTCTGCAGCGCGATCAGTCAAGCTGGCGCGAGCACGGCAACGGTTTTCCTACAG GTAACATCGATCGAAGACGCTCCGCCACCCATCATCGAATTGGGACCGACGAATCTAACATTGTCCGCGACGAGCGAGGTTTCGATGGTGTGTCGAGCGACCGGAACACCACCTCCCAGGATACGATGGCTGAAGAACGACGAGGTTCTGCGGGAGGAGGATTCTGGGGGACGGTTCGCGATCGCGAGCAACGGTACCCTCTCGATAAAGAATCTTCAGCTGAGCGACGCCGGCCTCTACAGCTGCGTGGCCTCTTCCGATTCCGGTAACGCGTCGTGGTCCGCGAGTCTGACGGTCAGCCCGGATGCGAGTCATCGGCGCAGCCTCGTCCCGGACGCGTCGGCTCTGCCCGAAAGCCCGAGCAAACCGAGGATAATGAACGCCACGAGCAACACGGTCACGCTCGCCTGGACTCCGGGCCACTCTGGCGCCAGCAAGATAATCGACTACACCGTCGAATACTACGCCACCGATCCAAAGACCGGTTGGCTGGTTGCCGCGACGGACATCACCGACGACTCTTATACC GTAACGAACTTGAAGCCCGACACCAATTACGTGTTCCTTGTCCGTGCTAGAAACGGTCAGGGTATTTCGCTTCCCGGGCCTCTATCGGACGTAGCGCGGACCAGCAGTACCggtagcagtagcagtagcagtagcagcagcagcgACAGCGATAACAGCAACAGCAATCTCGATCGACAACAACAAACGATACCCCAATCCGAATTGATTCGCGCGAGGGATCGTCTAAACAGCGAGATTCTTTACTTGAAAGAGGTTCAACCTTTGAATAGCACCAGCGTAAAAATTATATGGGAC ATTCTCGGAGCCGCGGACTTGGTCGAAGGTCTGTATATACGATACCGCGAAGTTTCCGATAAACCGGAATATCGGATGGTCACGGTGCTGAACGCCGGAGCTACCAGCTACGTTCTAAGCAACTTGAACAAGTACACGCGGTACGAGTTTTTTCTAGTTCCATTTTACAAAACCATTGAAGGAAGACCGAGCAACGTGAAACTGGCCATCACGATGGAAGACGTACCGTCCGGTGCGCCCGAAAACGTTCACGTCGGCATGATAAACGTTACCTCGGCGTTCGTTCGATGGTCACCGCCGCCAAAGAACGCGCAAAATGGACAATTGATAGGATACAAG ATTCAAATAAAGTGCAACAAGAACAACAAGGTGTTGGGTCAGATGTCCTTGAACGCGCCCACGACTTCTGTGATCATCAACAGCTTAACGACCGGTGACGTTTACACTGCCCGCGTGGCGGGATTGACTCGCGCGGGTCTCGGCCCGTTTTCCAGCCCGACCATTCTGAACATGGATCCTAGACAGTTGACGCAACTGCCGCCGAGAACCGATTCGAGTCAGAGGACCGCCTCCGTTATCAGCGAAACGTGGTTTCTGGTACTGATGATTACGGCGGTGCTGATGCTGATCAGCGTCGCCGCGTTTCTGGGGATCATCTATGTTCGGCGAAGACAGGCGATGAGCAAACAGCTCGGCCACTTGAACGTACCCGTCGGCACGGCCAACGATATATGTCAGCTGAACAAGGACGCCCTGTGGTTGGAACGCGGCTGGCGGCCGAGCAACACCCTTCAGGCCTCGACCACCGACAAGGACTGCGAAACGAAGCTTCTCGGCAATCCGAATCAAATGGGCCTGCCGCCCGGTATCGTCGGAATGACGGGCTCGGAGTACGCCGAGGTCAATCTAACCACGTTCTACAACACGAGGAAACAGTTGCAGGCTCCACCGGAACCGTACGCCACCACCACGCTCTGCATGCCGACGCGTAGTCCCGAATCAGCGGCCGAGACCAGCGGTCGCAAGTCCAATTCCAGCGACTCGTGCCTCAAGCCGGATTACTCCAGTCTCGATTCGAATTTGGATCGCAACAAGTCGACGATCTCGCCGTGCAGCGACAACACGGGTAGCATCTACAACGGTGAGGAGAACGCGGAATCCCACAGAAGGACACATCAGTACAGAATGCCGCTTCCAAGCGAGAATCAACCGCCGAATTGGTGCGACATGCTACCTCCTCCACCGGATCATCCACCTTCCTTCGAGGGATCCCTCGGGTCGACCAGAGCGACGCATTTGCATTCCCACTCGCATCCGCATTCCCATCCCCATCCTCATTCGCATTCCCATCCGCATCCGCATCCGCATCCGCATCCACACCAACACCAACACCAACATCAGTATCAGTACCATCATCACCATCAACAGTCGccgcaacaacagcagcaactcGGCCATCAATATCAACATCAGCATCACTatcaacagcagcaacagcaacagcaacaacaaccacAACCACAGCAACAACAATATCAATCTGCGTTCAGTCCTCATCTGGGAAAACGAAGCATCGACAGGCAAAACGATTTAGACTCGATGACCGGTTCGGGATTGCCACTGGGTTTGGGCTTGGGTCTAAGTTCGAATTCGGGATCTGGGTCTGGATCCGGGTCCGGGTCCGGTTGCGGTTCCGGTCCCGGATCGGGAAACTCTCAAAGTCCACCGAGTCCACCGATTAGAGCGACCAACAACTTGAGCGGTTCTGGATTGGTTTGGAACGGCTCGAATCATTGCCAGCAACAGCATCAGCAGCAAATGCAGCAGCAGCAGACGGACGGAGCTGTTCCGCAATCGAGCAACGTTAATCAGCCAAACAGATACACGAGCTTGCCTCCGCAGACGAATCCACCGTTGTTGCCCGCGCTTCCGCAGGGATTCGAACGTTATGAGTACAAGTGCAACAGCCAAGAAAACGAGTACGAGAGCGGTTCGGTCTTGTACGGGCAACGGAACGACTCGCCGCTCGAAGATTACGATTCGAGCGCGTATTGTCGCGTGAACCGAACCGATTCTCGTTCGGAACAATCGGTCGTGAACGAAAACATGTATCGTCGTCACGACGAGGACTGTTATCCGACAGAGAATCTTTACCAAACGGAAACCGAGGAATGGGACAGAAAATCGTGCGACTCGAACGCGCACTCGGACATTTGTTGCTCCTGTTCCGAGTCGAGTTGCCTCTACGGCAACACGCTCGACTACAACGATCAGTTCACCGCGACGTCAGCGAATTGTCTTCACGGTAGAACTGGATCTCGAAGCAGAACCGGCAGGAGTCCGCGCAGAAGAAATACTAGAAACTCTTCGCCAACCTACAGTAGCGGTGATAGCAATTACTCTTGTATTCCCCCGAGGCAATCCGGAAGTATCGGCTCGCAGGAAAGGGGGAGGCATAATCGTGGGAAAG ACAAAGTGCCTAGTTTCACCAGAGTCGGCGGTTATTCTCAACACAATTCCACGGGCTCGAACACGGTCAGCAGTTCCGGAAGTCAAAGGTACAACAAGTTGAGCAACGTATTCGTCGGAGGTAGCAACTCGAACGTTCCTCCAGCGGATCTCTGCGACGGTTAA